The Deinococcus puniceus genome segment GCCATGCAGGCGGGCCGCGTGGTGATCGAGTGGGTGGATTGAGCCTGTACCTCCTAAATCCTAAGGTTCCCGCGTGATCTTGGAAGCACAGCAGAGCTTCAGCTTGACTCACCCGCACGGGCAGGCGGCGGCCTTGGCCTTCGTGCGCGATCCGTCGCTGGCGTTGTCGAGGGTACGCTTTCTGCGCGGGTTGGCGGGCAACGCCGAGGGCGTGCGCGGAGAATTGATCGTGCCTGTGCCCGTGTTGGGTGAAGTGGATTTGCCGTTTTTCAGCCTGCTGCAAGTGACGCCAGACGGAGCAACACTGACGCCCCAGCTCATCTCAGGCGAGCGGGCGTGGGTGGAAGTCAGCGGCACGGCCTCGGCAGACAGCACGGGCCTGATCAGCTTCCATTTTCATTTTGTGGCCCACCTTGCCACCCCCGAAGCCGAGGGCTGGGGCGGCGCGGCGTTCGAAAAAATGGTGCGGGCAGCGGCGGGCCGCACGCTTGAACGGGTGGCGCGGGAGTTGCCGCAGGGGATCGGGGCGGCGGTGGCGGCGGAAACGGCTCAGTAGAAACAAATTACTCGTCTTAGACCCGTTGACCCTAGACCCTTAGACGCCTTGCCTCCCCTTGACAATCCACGTCCCACACCCCAACCCTGTCCCGCATCCCTGACCCCCCGCCCCCCACAGCGCCTCTCACAGCGCCCACCTGAAATTCGTCCCTGTTCTGACCCCTGACCTTGCGTTACCCTGCAAGGCGTCTGGGCTGCCACCGTGCAGACCGGGCCGGGCGGGGCCGCAGGCGACATCCTCTCCAGGTAGTTTCCCTAGTTCTGTGAGACAGAGTTCTGTGAGACGCACCCCCGCCCCGTCAGGAGAACGTATGCGGAAGTTTTACACGTCGGAGTCGGTATCGGAAGGACACCCGGACAAGTTGGCAGACTTTATTTCGGACTCGATTCTGGATGAGTTTTTGCGAATGGAGCCGGAAAGTCGCGTGGCTGTGGAAACGCTGGTGACCACCGGCATGGCCGTCGTTGCGGGCGAGGTGCGGGCCACCACCGCGCACGTGGACATCCAGAAAACGGTGCGGGAAGCCGTGAAACAGGTGGGCTACACCCGCGCCAACTACGGATTCGATGCCGAGTACAGCGCCGTGCTGGTGGCTATTCATGAGCAGTCGCCCGAGATTGCGGGGGGCGTAGACCACTCGGAAGAATGGCGGGCCATGACGCCTGCCGAGCGTGCGTTGCCCCAGAACGCCTATTCGGAGGTGGGGGCCGGGGATCAGGGCCTGATGTTCGGCTACGCCACCGACGAAACGCCGGAGCTGATGCCGCTGCCGATTTCCTTGGCGCACAAGCTGACGCGCCGTTTGGCCGAGTTGCGGAAGGCGGCGATTGCGGCCCAGACGCGGCAAACCGAACTGCAAGAGGGCCAGAGCCTCAGCGACGCCGACACCGCCGCCCTGCACTTTGCCTACCTGCGCCCCGACGCCAAAGCACAGGTGACGGTGGTGCGCGACGGCGAGCCACACGACGCCACCGAAACGCTGGTGGATACGGTGGTCATCAGCACGCAGCACGATGAACACGTATCGCAGGAGCAGATTCGCACCGACATGATCGAACAGGTCATTCGCGCCGTGATTCCCGCCGAGTTGCTGAACGCCGACACCAAGTTTTTCATCAATCCCAGTGGGCGTTTTGTGATCGGCGGGCCGCACGGCGACACGGGACTCACGGGCCGCAAAATCATCGTGGATACCTACGGCGGGGCTGTACCACACGGCGGCGGCGCATTTAGCGGCAAAGACCCCACCAAAGTCGACCGGAGTGCGGCCTACTACGCCCGCTACATCGCCAAAAACATCGTGGCGGCGGGGCTGGCACGGCGGGCCTTGGTGGAGGTGGCCTACGCGATTGGCCGCGCCCACCCGGTCAGCCTGCGCGTGGATACCTACGGCACGGGCACGGTGTCCGACGAAACGTTAGCCGCGCTGGTGGCCGCTCACTTCGACGCCCGCCCGCAGGCCATCATTGCCGAACTGGATTTGCGCCGCCCCATTTACGCCCAGACCGCTGCCTATGGTCACTTTGGCCGCGACGGATTTCCGTGGGAAGCCACCGACAAAGCCGGGAAGCTGAAAGCTGCGGCTCAGGCTGAAGTCGTACTCGGCTAATCACCGATAAAAAGGGGGCCAGACGCGGGGGAATACCCGGTGTGCTGGCCCTTTTTTGGCTTGCCGAAATTGCTGCGCCCTCCCCTACCCCCGCTCTCCCACTCCCCCGTCCACCCGCAACTGGGTTTCCAACTTCTCGGCCTCGCGTTCGGCGTACACGTCGGCGTGAATGCGGCGCAGGGCGTTGGCGCTGGCACGCGGCACCATTTCGCTGATGTCTGCGCCGTAGCTGGCAATTTCGCGCACCATGCTGCTGCTCACAAAGCTCCAACGGGTCGCGGCCATGATGAACACGGTTTCTACCTCGCCGATCTGACGGTTCAGGTGCGCGATCTGAAGTTCGTATTCGTAGTCCGACACGGCCCGCAGCCCGCGAATGATGATGCCTTTTTGCTGCTGGCGCATGTAATCCACCAGCAGGCCGCCAAAGCTGTCCACGCTGACGTTGCCGAAGTGCGCGGTGGCCTCGCGCAAAATCTCCAGCCGCTCTTCTAGCGTAAATAGGTGGCGTCCGGTTTTGCGGGCGTTGTGCATCACGGTCACGGTCACGTGGTCGAAGATTTTGGCGGCCCGCGTCAGCACATCCATGTGGCCGCTGGTGATGGGGTCGAATGATCCGGGGAAGACGGCGTTCATGTGGGTTGGATGCTAGCGGGTTCTGAAGCTTCAGTGTTCTCGTCCTCCGCTTCTTCCAGTTCCCGCCGCTCGTAGATGGTCAGCGAGTTGCTGCCGTACTCGCGCAGTTCCCGTTCGAAGTCGGGGTGTTCGGGCAAGTTCAGGGCCACGCGCTCCCAGCGGTCTGGGTGCTGGCAAATCAGCAGGCCGCCGGGGGCCACGATCTGGCCCTTCAGGAGCGAGGCGGCGAGGCGCGGGATGTCTTGGGCATAGGGCGGGTCGCTGAACACCACGTCGAAGCTTCCCAGCGCGGGCAGGAGGCTTTCGGCGTCGCCCTTCAAGATTCGCACCTTCAGTTGCGCGGCGCGGGCATTCTCGTCCAGTGTACGCACGCCGCGCGGGTTCATTTCGATCAGCGTGACCGAATAGCCCCGGCTGGCGGCTTCCAGCCCAATCGCGCCGCTGCCGCCGTGCATATCCAAGAATCGGCGTCCGGGGGGCGGCCCAGCAGGCAAGCGCGACGCGAGCATGTCGAACAGGCTTTTGCGAATGCGGACATTGGAGGGCCGCGCTCCTTCCGGCACCTGCAGTTCCCGGCCTTTGGCGCTGCCGCCCAGAATACGCAGGCTCATAGGAGTGACCAGACAGGCAAGCCGGGGGCTGAAAACGTGAAGTTCATCCGTGCAGGGTAACGCAGCCGGAGCAGACGAACAGGCCAAGCCAGAAATCTGTCCCAGAAGTTCAATGTAGAAACAGGGCGGCCCCCGCTTGGAAGGCCGCCCCGAATACCGCTGTGATCTGTGCTTGGAAATCAGTCCTTAGAGGCGGACGCCCGTGCAGGCCACGCCCGCGTCGGCTGGGGTGCCCGTCGCGCCCGTTGCGGTGTGAATGTTGAAGTAGGTCGCTGCCGTGACCACATTGGCGGCCACTTCGCCGTTGAGGGCCAGATAACCGCTGCTGTCGGTCTTGCCCACAATCGTGCTGGCCATGATCGGTGCGCCGCCGCTCTTGCAGGGGTCAGCGCTGGCCGTGCCCTGCACGTGGTAGTGGGCCACGTAGTAGGTATCGGCCTTCAGGCCAGTCACGCGGGCAGCGGTCATGACCATATCGCCGCGCCGCACGTTTACGCCGCCCACAGGATTCAGCTCACCAGCGGCAGGTTGCTTGCCCAGCGTGTAATTGGTACCGATGCCCCGGTCAATCAGGCTGCAAGAGGACAGGGCGGCGGCGGCAACGGCAGAAAGCATCAGGATTCGTTTCATGGGGAGAACCTCCAGACCACGCCCCTATGCACAGCATGGGTTGGCGTGGTCTTTAGAATGTGACGCTATGCTGCACTGCTGCCGAGTTGGTCAAGAGTAGTCCCGCCCGCAAATTGAAGGGCACGCCAACCTGTTCTAAAGATTGGGCCAACACGACCACACAAAGCGCCGCCTGCACAGGAGCAGACGGCGCGGCAAAACTATGGTGCCTTAAAACTATGTTTCCCCCGGCGGTTATTCTTCCAGCGACTCGCTGAAGCCGTCGACATCATCCAAGTACTCGGTCATCCATGCTTTCAGGGCCGTTTTCAGGTAGCCGCCCGCGATCATCATGGTGGCGTCAAGGTAATAGCTGCCCTCATAGATGTAGGCCTGAGTGTAGTAGTTGCCGTTCCATTCGTTGGCCAGTTCTACGTCTAGGGCATCTTCATCGTCGCTGTAGTCCCAGTAGGAGCTGGCGGTCACGCGGGTGCAGACGTTGCTCTTGCAATTGCTGAACCACATGTCTACTTGGCGTTCGCCCGCCGTCACCGTGAGGCTGGGATCTTCGTCGGGGTTGGCCGGATTGACCGTGACCTTGTAGCCTGCCTCGCGCAGGACGGCGGCCACGCTGTTGGGCGTCGCGGCCTGAATCTGACCAGTGCTGCCGCCTACGGTGGGCGCGGCAGCTCCCCCGGCAGAGGCCACACCAAGTCCGGAGGTCAGCAGAAGGGCGGCAGCAAGAAGCACCTTGTTCACTGGTTTTGTCTTCATAACGTCACATTACGTCATTTTTACGGCCAATTGCTGTATGTATTGGGGGGGATACGAGCGCGGCCTTCGGCGTTCCTTACCGTTCGGCTTACAACACTCATTCTTCACATGATTTCGTCTGTGCATTGTGAGGTATGACCCCGCCGCCCACCGAGTCTGCTGCTCTTGCCCGTGAATCCTCGTCTTCCAACCGCACGCGCAAACGCACATTCGGTGTGTACATCGGCAGATTCGAGCCGCCGCACATGGCCCACCTGCTGGTGATGCAAGAAGCGCTGGAGAGCGTGCAGAAGCTGATCGTGGTGATCGGTAGCGCCGAGGCCGCCCGCAACACCAAAAACCCGTTTACGGCAGCCGAGCGGGAAGCGGTGCTGACGGCCATGCTGGAAGGCGTGGGCATTAAGAAATCGCGCCTGCTGTTCGTGCATGTCCGCGACTACTTTTATAATGAAGGGCTGTGGCTGGGAGCCGTGCAGCGCGGCGTACAGGCCCACACGCACGGCAGCAGCGACGTAGCCCTGATCGGTCATGTCAAGGATGAAAGCAGTTACTACCTGCGTTCCTTTCCGGCTTGGGAGTTTATTCCGACGCATGTGGTTAGCCCGCTGAGTGCCACCGATGTTCGCAAGGCGTACTTTGAAGACCGCCTAGACGATGTGCGGGGCATGGTTCCGCCCGCCGTGCATGCCTTCTTGGATGCCTTCCGCGCCCTGCCCGAATACGCCGAGTTGCGTGAGGAATACCAGTATTTGCAGGCCTACCGCGCCGCGTGGAAAGACGCGCCGTTCGCGCCCGTGTTCGTGACCACCGACGCCGTGATCACGCGCAGCGGGCATGTGCTGGTGGTGCGGCGGGCGGGGTTGCCGGGCCGGGGCCGCCTTGCCATGCCGGGGGGTTTTCTGGAACCCGGAGAAACGCTGCTGCACTGCGCTGTGCGCGAGGCGCACGAAGAAACTGGCCTCAGCGAGGGCGTGAATCTGGCCGGAGCCTTACGCGCTCAGGCGGTGTTCGATTACCCAGACCGCAGCCAGCGCGGGCGCACTATTACGCACGCCTACCACTTCGATTTGGGCATAGGCCAGTTGCCCCTGCTACGGGCCGCCAGCGACGCCGCCGAAGCCTTCTGGCTGCCGATGAGCGAGGCGCTAGCGCACCCGGAACTCTTTTTCGAGGATCACCACGCGATCATCGAACACTTTTTGATGCGGGGGTAGACCCAAGAACTCACTAATCTCATAATTACAGGTATAGATTATGAGACAGGACATTACCCCCTCTCCCCTGCTCTAAAGGAGTTTGACCATGACTGCCCCTCTGCATCTGCTGGCCGACGACAACCTGATTCTGGACACCGACAGCTACAAAAGCAGCCACTTTCTTCAGTATCCGGCGGGCACCACGCGGCTGTTTTCCTACCTCGAATCTCGCGGCGGGCGGTACCCAGTCACGCGCTTTTTTGGGCTGCAATACCTGCTCGACCGCTACCTGACGCGCCGCGTAACGGCCCCGATGGTGGAAGAAGCCCGCGACCTGATCGAAGCGCACGGCGAACCTTTTCCCTACGACGGCTGGATGCGTGTGGTGAACGTTCACGGCGGCAAGCTGCCCCTAGAAATCCGCGCCGTACCCGAAGGGACGCTGGTGCCGATTCACAACGTGCTGATGAGTGTGACCAACACCGACCCCGAATTGCCGTGGTTGGTGGGCTGGTTCGAAACCATGTTGATGCGGGTTTGGTACCCCACCACCGTCGCCACGCAGAGCTACCACATCCGCGAAATTATCCGCGCCGTGCTGGAACAGACCAGTGACCGCGCCGCCGAGGAACTGCCGTTCAAGCTGCATGATTTTGGCAGCCGGGGCGTCAGCAGCCGCGAAAGCGCCGGGCTGGG includes the following:
- the metK gene encoding methionine adenosyltransferase gives rise to the protein MRKFYTSESVSEGHPDKLADFISDSILDEFLRMEPESRVAVETLVTTGMAVVAGEVRATTAHVDIQKTVREAVKQVGYTRANYGFDAEYSAVLVAIHEQSPEIAGGVDHSEEWRAMTPAERALPQNAYSEVGAGDQGLMFGYATDETPELMPLPISLAHKLTRRLAELRKAAIAAQTRQTELQEGQSLSDADTAALHFAYLRPDAKAQVTVVRDGEPHDATETLVDTVVISTQHDEHVSQEQIRTDMIEQVIRAVIPAELLNADTKFFINPSGRFVIGGPHGDTGLTGRKIIVDTYGGAVPHGGGAFSGKDPTKVDRSAAYYARYIAKNIVAAGLARRALVEVAYAIGRAHPVSLRVDTYGTGTVSDETLAALVAAHFDARPQAIIAELDLRRPIYAQTAAYGHFGRDGFPWEATDKAGKLKAAAQAEVVLG
- a CDS encoding RsmD family RNA methyltransferase, translating into MSLRILGGSAKGRELQVPEGARPSNVRIRKSLFDMLASRLPAGPPPGRRFLDMHGGSGAIGLEAASRGYSVTLIEMNPRGVRTLDENARAAQLKVRILKGDAESLLPALGSFDVVFSDPPYAQDIPRLAASLLKGQIVAPGGLLICQHPDRWERVALNLPEHPDFERELREYGSNSLTIYERRELEEAEDENTEASEPASIQPT
- the coaD gene encoding pantetheine-phosphate adenylyltransferase produces the protein MNAVFPGSFDPITSGHMDVLTRAAKIFDHVTVTVMHNARKTGRHLFTLEERLEILREATAHFGNVSVDSFGGLLVDYMRQQQKGIIIRGLRAVSDYEYELQIAHLNRQIGEVETVFIMAATRWSFVSSSMVREIASYGADISEMVPRASANALRRIHADVYAEREAEKLETQLRVDGGVGERG
- a CDS encoding YbjN domain-containing protein, yielding MKTKPVNKVLLAAALLLTSGLGVASAGGAAAPTVGGSTGQIQAATPNSVAAVLREAGYKVTVNPANPDEDPSLTVTAGERQVDMWFSNCKSNVCTRVTASSYWDYSDDEDALDVELANEWNGNYYTQAYIYEGSYYLDATMMIAGGYLKTALKAWMTEYLDDVDGFSESLEE
- a CDS encoding bifunctional nicotinamide-nucleotide adenylyltransferase/Nudix hydroxylase, with translation MTPPPTESAALARESSSSNRTRKRTFGVYIGRFEPPHMAHLLVMQEALESVQKLIVVIGSAEAARNTKNPFTAAEREAVLTAMLEGVGIKKSRLLFVHVRDYFYNEGLWLGAVQRGVQAHTHGSSDVALIGHVKDESSYYLRSFPAWEFIPTHVVSPLSATDVRKAYFEDRLDDVRGMVPPAVHAFLDAFRALPEYAELREEYQYLQAYRAAWKDAPFAPVFVTTDAVITRSGHVLVVRRAGLPGRGRLAMPGGFLEPGETLLHCAVREAHEETGLSEGVNLAGALRAQAVFDYPDRSQRGRTITHAYHFDLGIGQLPLLRAASDAAEAFWLPMSEALAHPELFFEDHHAIIEHFLMRG
- a CDS encoding DUF3809 domain-containing protein; the protein is MILEAQQSFSLTHPHGQAAALAFVRDPSLALSRVRFLRGLAGNAEGVRGELIVPVPVLGEVDLPFFSLLQVTPDGATLTPQLISGERAWVEVSGTASADSTGLISFHFHFVAHLATPEAEGWGGAAFEKMVRAAAGRTLERVARELPQGIGAAVAAETAQ